Proteins encoded together in one Chitinophaga lutea window:
- a CDS encoding SusC/RagA family TonB-linked outer membrane protein → MRAVFRLSMHRYAPRAVCLLLFLPAVAPAQTVAPSAAGIVRNESMQALEGVAVELFSETGKALASTITNDKGVFSLSRIPAGGPYYFVFSHVGYIKDTLRNYQVNETTRLSLSVVLKDKTRELGAVTVTALGIRRATKSLGYSVEELGGKEFNRVAQENFLNAMSGKLAGVTINSTGAPGSSVSMIIRGATSLSSDNQPLFVIDGVPLANTLNNISEIGSNNKVDYGNAISDINMDNIESVTVLKGPSAAALYGSRAGNGVVLITTKTGRKVDRLTVNASQNVVFDIPYKFLNWQTKFGPGQFSAIPVSRSGNLLTNPFGSIIQENIDATYGAQLDMGYEEVQWNSPKDANGKPIPMPLVSHKNNAKNFVNTGITSTTAISLANNNNMLAYRMSYANMTNKGILPNTDLYRNALNLNSSLKVTQRVTLAANVDFSRSNSNNRAAGDRGTNPLQWVYSVSPHIDIRDLRNYWMPGQEGIQQRTQYNGVFNNPYFLAHEVNNGFVRDRVFGNIRADWAITSKLSLMVRYALDNYKEERETKIANSYLDSRNGAYGIINISNYERNADALLTYKDRFSDFDFSVSGGGNLRYQTGKNVTNASKPGTGLVVPGVYTLQNILPENLNFNSNTFEKGVHSVYGMLNLGYKGMVYLDVTGRTDWSSTLPDAEPYFYPSASLSLLVNEMAGITSQRINMIKVRGGVAKVGNDASPYQLTAVLSNAGAWGGIPRLSTSGTLLNPYLKPETATSYEGGIDVTLLNDRLRFSGTYYVVENENQIFSTKTPPSSGYSSKNINAGLLRSRGIELSLGGTPVQTKNWRWEVNANLTRNRTKIVSLTNDMPYYTLWEEARGGAWTYVGEDIGDIYDAALVTVKDEKSKYYGYPLLDNNGKWQAIDAQNTRNKIGNFNPDFILGAQTTLSYKNFTLSMTFDWRNGGDFVSQTYRYGEEHGNSQRFLDKLINPGNLRGQELADYLQRNANNMILVNGNYFPLVGGPTPEYNGYPFTYGSYTLPYGGVFIPGVRASGYDAQGNPTGYIENLGGPGTLTLPYAGSTTWSFTRAFLFPASYLKLREVSLAYELPASIAKIVRARNASFAVYSRNIILWTAAKIGIDPENAYQPAAAVQGSGIQFKQGIERYNVTPWSIPLGMKLNLTF, encoded by the coding sequence ATGCGAGCTGTATTCCGATTGTCAATGCACCGGTACGCGCCCCGGGCCGTTTGCCTGCTGCTCTTCCTGCCGGCCGTTGCGCCCGCCCAGACCGTCGCGCCGTCTGCCGCGGGCATTGTGCGCAACGAGTCGATGCAGGCGCTGGAAGGGGTGGCGGTGGAGCTGTTTTCCGAAACAGGCAAAGCGCTGGCCAGCACCATCACCAACGACAAAGGCGTGTTCTCCCTCTCCAGGATCCCGGCCGGCGGGCCTTATTATTTTGTGTTTTCACACGTGGGGTATATCAAGGATACGCTGCGGAATTACCAGGTGAATGAAACCACCCGGCTGTCGCTGTCGGTAGTGCTGAAAGACAAAACCAGGGAACTGGGCGCCGTGACGGTAACGGCGCTGGGCATCCGGCGGGCCACGAAGTCGCTGGGATATTCGGTGGAAGAACTGGGCGGGAAGGAATTCAACCGCGTGGCGCAGGAAAACTTCCTCAATGCGATGTCCGGCAAACTCGCCGGCGTCACCATTAACTCCACCGGTGCGCCGGGTTCATCTGTGAGCATGATCATCCGCGGGGCCACCTCGCTGAGCAGCGACAACCAGCCGCTCTTCGTGATCGACGGGGTGCCGCTGGCCAATACGCTCAACAACATCAGCGAAATCGGCAGCAACAACAAGGTGGATTACGGCAACGCCATTTCCGATATCAATATGGATAATATCGAAAGCGTAACGGTGCTGAAGGGCCCCAGCGCGGCGGCCCTATACGGTTCGCGCGCGGGCAACGGGGTGGTGCTCATCACCACCAAAACCGGCAGGAAGGTAGACCGGCTTACCGTCAACGCCTCGCAGAACGTGGTGTTCGATATTCCCTACAAATTCCTCAACTGGCAAACGAAATTCGGGCCGGGACAATTTTCCGCCATTCCCGTTTCGCGCAGCGGCAACCTGCTTACCAATCCTTTCGGTTCCATCATACAGGAAAATATAGACGCCACCTATGGCGCGCAACTCGACATGGGATATGAAGAAGTGCAATGGAACAGCCCGAAAGACGCCAACGGCAAACCCATTCCCATGCCGCTCGTTTCTCATAAAAACAACGCTAAAAACTTCGTCAATACCGGTATCACTTCTACTACAGCTATTTCACTGGCCAATAATAACAATATGCTGGCTTACCGCATGTCGTACGCCAACATGACCAACAAAGGCATCCTGCCGAATACGGACCTGTACAGGAACGCCCTCAACCTTAACTCCAGCCTGAAGGTGACGCAGCGCGTGACGCTCGCCGCCAACGTGGATTTCAGCCGCAGTAACTCCAACAACCGGGCGGCGGGCGACCGCGGCACCAACCCTTTGCAGTGGGTGTACAGCGTATCGCCGCATATCGACATCCGCGACCTGCGCAATTACTGGATGCCGGGGCAGGAAGGCATACAGCAGCGTACCCAGTACAACGGCGTGTTCAACAACCCGTACTTCCTTGCCCATGAAGTGAACAACGGGTTTGTGCGCGACCGGGTGTTCGGGAACATCCGCGCCGACTGGGCCATCACGTCCAAGCTGAGCCTGATGGTGCGTTACGCTCTCGACAACTACAAGGAGGAAAGGGAAACGAAGATCGCCAACAGTTACCTCGATTCACGGAACGGCGCATACGGTATCATCAACATCAGCAACTACGAACGCAACGCCGATGCGTTGCTGACCTATAAAGACCGCTTCAGTGATTTTGATTTCTCCGTTTCGGGAGGAGGCAACCTCCGTTACCAGACGGGCAAAAACGTGACCAACGCCAGCAAACCCGGTACCGGCCTGGTGGTGCCGGGTGTATATACGTTGCAGAACATCCTTCCCGAAAACCTCAATTTCAACAGCAACACTTTCGAAAAAGGCGTGCATAGCGTGTACGGCATGCTGAACCTGGGTTACAAAGGCATGGTGTACCTGGATGTGACTGGGCGTACAGACTGGTCGAGCACCCTGCCGGATGCGGAGCCGTATTTTTACCCGTCCGCATCGCTCAGTCTGCTCGTCAATGAAATGGCGGGCATTACCAGCCAGCGTATCAACATGATCAAGGTTCGGGGCGGCGTGGCCAAAGTGGGGAACGACGCGAGCCCTTACCAGCTGACGGCGGTATTGTCCAACGCCGGCGCCTGGGGCGGCATTCCCCGCCTTTCCACATCGGGCACCCTGCTGAACCCTTACCTGAAACCGGAAACGGCTACCTCATACGAAGGCGGGATTGATGTGACCTTGCTGAACGACCGCCTCCGCTTCAGCGGCACCTATTACGTGGTGGAAAACGAAAACCAGATCTTCAGCACCAAAACGCCGCCATCGTCCGGTTATTCGTCTAAAAACATCAACGCCGGTTTGCTCCGCAGCCGGGGTATTGAATTATCGCTCGGCGGTACGCCGGTGCAAACGAAAAACTGGCGCTGGGAAGTGAATGCGAACCTCACGCGCAACCGCACCAAAATCGTCAGCCTCACCAACGACATGCCGTATTACACCCTCTGGGAAGAAGCCAGGGGCGGGGCCTGGACGTACGTGGGCGAAGACATCGGCGATATTTACGACGCCGCGCTCGTGACGGTGAAAGATGAAAAATCAAAGTATTACGGTTACCCGCTGCTCGACAATAACGGCAAGTGGCAGGCCATCGACGCACAGAATACCCGAAACAAGATCGGCAACTTCAACCCCGATTTCATCCTCGGCGCGCAAACCACGCTGAGTTACAAAAACTTTACCCTGAGCATGACGTTCGACTGGCGCAACGGCGGCGATTTTGTATCGCAGACCTACCGTTACGGCGAAGAGCACGGCAACTCGCAGCGGTTCCTCGACAAACTCATCAACCCCGGTAACCTGCGCGGGCAGGAGCTGGCGGACTACCTGCAACGCAACGCCAACAACATGATCCTGGTGAACGGCAATTATTTCCCGCTGGTGGGCGGCCCTACGCCGGAGTACAACGGTTATCCCTTTACCTACGGTTCCTACACGCTGCCCTACGGCGGCGTATTCATCCCCGGCGTACGGGCCAGCGGCTACGACGCACAAGGTAACCCCACCGGGTACATCGAAAACCTGGGCGGCCCCGGCACACTCACATTGCCGTATGCCGGCAGCACCACGTGGTCGTTTACCCGGGCCTTTTTATTCCCCGCTTCTTACCTGAAGCTGCGGGAAGTATCGCTGGCGTACGAACTGCCCGCCAGTATCGCGAAAATCGTGCGGGCGCGCAATGCCAGCTTCGCCGTGTACAGCCGCAACATCATTCTCTGGACGGCCGCCAAAATCGGCATCGACCCCGAGAATGCCTACCAGCCGGCCGCCGCGGTGCAGGGCTCCGGCATCCAGTTCAAACAGGGCATTGAAAGATATAACGTAACGCCCTGGAGCATTCCGCTGGGCATGAAACTGAACCTGACTTTTTAA
- a CDS encoding FecR family protein — MRVSEDIINRFLNGGSSEKEKAIVRAFFLEHPQELEKYLTEESWNGFQAADHLTAADSEKMLHAIEELTYHRRWNRPVIFIRLAAAAVLLLAAGSGFYFLGRPPAQETLAATAEPIPEEEVVNSTARMMRITLPDSTVAELQPAARLHYRRPFGETDREVHLQGKALFHVKSNAGKPFTVFAGRLGTTALGTVFSVDEGNGKVWVQLVSGKVVVRPAAATGKPVYLKPGDKLYYDALRQTVRLEPLKPKPAVAPPAVEEVAAAAPAAVLLEFSNEPLTGLFKTIEAQYGMKVRYEKGSLDNMYFTGVFNSEKESLPDFLNTIALLNNVTIRIDNKTIHITP; from the coding sequence ATGCGTGTTTCTGAAGACATCATCAACAGGTTCCTGAACGGCGGCTCCAGCGAAAAGGAGAAGGCCATCGTGCGCGCGTTTTTCCTGGAACATCCGCAGGAACTGGAAAAATACCTGACGGAAGAAAGCTGGAACGGTTTCCAGGCGGCCGATCACCTCACGGCGGCCGATTCGGAAAAAATGCTGCATGCCATCGAAGAACTGACTTATCACCGCCGCTGGAACAGGCCCGTCATATTCATCCGCCTCGCTGCCGCAGCGGTGCTTTTACTGGCCGCGGGCTCGGGATTTTATTTTCTCGGCCGCCCGCCCGCGCAGGAAACGCTGGCAGCAACAGCAGAACCGATACCTGAAGAAGAAGTGGTGAACAGCACTGCGCGCATGATGCGGATCACGTTGCCGGACAGTACCGTTGCAGAGCTGCAGCCCGCTGCGCGCCTGCATTACCGCCGGCCATTCGGGGAAACCGACCGCGAAGTGCATTTGCAGGGCAAGGCGCTTTTTCATGTAAAGAGCAATGCCGGCAAACCTTTCACCGTGTTCGCGGGCAGGCTCGGCACTACGGCGCTGGGCACCGTTTTCAGCGTGGACGAAGGCAACGGCAAAGTATGGGTGCAGCTGGTCAGCGGAAAGGTCGTGGTGCGCCCCGCTGCGGCCACAGGCAAACCGGTGTACCTCAAACCGGGCGACAAACTGTATTATGACGCCCTGCGTCAAACTGTACGCCTGGAACCGCTGAAACCCAAACCGGCTGTGGCCCCGCCGGCAGTGGAGGAAGTGGCGGCGGCTGCGCCAGCGGCCGTATTGCTGGAGTTCAGCAACGAACCGCTCACCGGCCTGTTTAAGACGATTGAAGCGCAATATGGCATGAAAGTGCGGTACGAAAAAGGCTCGCTGGACAATATGTATTTCACCGGCGTGTTCAACAGTGAGAAAGAATCCCTGCCCGATTTCCTGAACACCATTGCATTACTGAACAATGTGACGATCCGCATCGATAATAAAACGATTCACATAACACCGTAA
- a CDS encoding RNA polymerase sigma factor, which yields MQCNVQDIKNGNVAAFKMVYHQYHNKLYFFVLKHTQSVYLAEETVQLTFIKLWEKKESLSGDYELSFQVFRIARSIMIDLLRKQSVQDRHMGLFTEESAALHMEFDLSKKEELQRVYHCIEQLSPVRRHVFKMSRFEGLSHKKIAEQLSISPRTVENHILRAVHQLKKALLFLMYAAAVRDFLF from the coding sequence ATGCAATGCAACGTACAGGATATTAAGAACGGGAATGTAGCCGCTTTTAAAATGGTATACCACCAGTACCATAACAAGCTCTATTTTTTTGTACTGAAGCATACCCAGAGCGTTTACCTCGCGGAGGAAACGGTGCAGCTGACGTTCATCAAACTCTGGGAGAAAAAGGAATCGCTGTCGGGCGACTATGAGCTGTCGTTCCAGGTATTCCGCATCGCCAGGAGCATCATGATCGACCTGCTGCGCAAGCAGAGCGTGCAGGACCGGCATATGGGCCTGTTTACGGAAGAATCGGCGGCGCTGCACATGGAGTTCGATCTCTCCAAAAAGGAAGAGCTTCAGCGGGTATATCACTGCATCGAACAGTTGTCGCCCGTGCGCAGGCATGTATTTAAAATGAGCCGCTTCGAAGGGCTCTCCCATAAAAAAATTGCGGAACAACTCTCTATATCGCCCAGAACGGTGGAGAACCATATTCTCCGCGCGGTGCACCAGTTGAAGAAAGCTTTGCTGTTTTTAATGTATGCCGCGGCAGTGAGGGATTTTTTGTTCTAA
- a CDS encoding (4Fe-4S)-binding protein, giving the protein MKYKLEKPVHGTIGTEKYKVTITWRNGTFIADEPPSSGGKDLGPDPFTQLMASLASCTLATLRMYIDRKGWDIPEIAVNANFYQEKENDQTVSVIDRDIKFISHVDEEKRSRLLEIAKACPISRILEGEIKLRTFVFRDEDIEKKLHYTNGEVTIVWKPEFCKHAARCVGQLPEVFDVKAKPWINAGGATTERIVEQVKRCPSGALRYFYNDKGPDSVAGG; this is encoded by the coding sequence ATGAAGTATAAGTTGGAAAAGCCGGTTCACGGCACTATCGGTACGGAGAAATACAAGGTTACGATTACATGGCGCAACGGGACGTTCATTGCCGACGAGCCGCCAAGCTCCGGTGGGAAAGACCTCGGGCCCGATCCCTTCACCCAGCTGATGGCTTCCCTGGCGTCGTGCACGCTGGCCACGCTGCGGATGTACATCGACCGGAAGGGATGGGACATTCCCGAAATCGCGGTGAATGCGAACTTTTACCAGGAAAAGGAAAACGATCAGACCGTGTCGGTCATCGACCGGGATATCAAATTCATCAGTCATGTAGACGAGGAAAAGCGCAGCCGCCTGCTGGAGATTGCCAAGGCCTGTCCCATTTCCCGCATACTGGAAGGTGAGATCAAACTCCGCACGTTCGTTTTCCGCGATGAGGACATCGAAAAGAAGCTGCACTACACCAACGGGGAAGTGACCATCGTGTGGAAGCCCGAGTTCTGCAAACACGCTGCCCGCTGCGTGGGCCAGCTGCCCGAGGTGTTCGACGTAAAAGCCAAACCCTGGATAAATGCCGGCGGCGCCACTACCGAGCGCATCGTGGAACAGGTGAAGCGCTGCCCTTCCGGCGCGCTAAGATATTTTTACAATGATAAAGGCCCTGATAGTGTTGCAGGGGGCTGA
- a CDS encoding GNAT family N-acetyltransferase: protein MHAEYEALPLVNNTAQHRFELVIDGHTAFILYRHVPGKTTLIHTEVPEALEGRGAGNAIVEKTLHYIEEQGDKLVPLCPFVLAYIKRHPEWKRIVHDDVKI from the coding sequence ATGCATGCAGAATACGAGGCACTCCCGCTGGTGAACAACACCGCCCAACACCGTTTTGAACTGGTCATAGACGGCCATACCGCATTTATTCTTTACCGGCATGTGCCCGGCAAAACCACGCTGATACATACCGAAGTGCCCGAAGCGCTCGAAGGCAGGGGCGCCGGCAATGCCATCGTGGAAAAAACGCTGCATTACATCGAGGAACAGGGCGATAAACTGGTGCCGCTTTGTCCGTTCGTGCTGGCTTACATCAAGCGGCACCCGGAATGGAAGCGGATTGTGCATGATGATGTTAAAATTTAA
- a CDS encoding FAD:protein FMN transferase — protein sequence MNAWRTIALALVWPFSSWGMLPDSSRPSPAIRIEGAAQGTTWHMIYTDGQQRDFSRQVDSILAALDLCLSTYRTDSEVSAFNAFDDFRFQSGHFYPVLQRSAEIYRATNGAFDPTVAPITEAYRNGRRTGKPWLHQVDSLLQYVGFGYIAFDGETVHKNKPGVRLDFDAIAQGYTVDVLARWLEAQGVQAYVAEVGGELRCRGSHTVSIENPAQPGEEVLQLRLHDAAIATAGNYRNFYVQNGQTHRHIIHPKTGLAKPDSLLSATVVAADAITADGFDTALLAMGFEESRKLLAREPSLDACLVYRKADGSLGIFLTERLKAMVVSK from the coding sequence ATGAATGCCTGGCGGACGATAGCGCTGGCGCTGGTATGGCCGTTCTCCTCATGGGGGATGTTGCCGGACAGCAGCCGCCCGTCGCCCGCCATCCGCATTGAAGGAGCCGCACAGGGCACCACCTGGCATATGATATATACCGATGGGCAGCAGCGGGATTTTTCCCGGCAGGTGGATTCCATCCTGGCCGCCCTCGATCTGTGTTTGTCAACCTACCGGACTGATTCGGAAGTGTCCGCCTTTAACGCGTTCGACGACTTCCGGTTTCAGTCCGGTCATTTTTACCCCGTACTGCAACGCTCCGCCGAAATTTACCGCGCCACCAACGGCGCGTTCGACCCTACGGTGGCGCCCATCACCGAGGCTTACCGTAACGGCAGAAGAACAGGCAAACCCTGGCTGCACCAGGTGGATTCGTTGCTGCAATACGTCGGTTTCGGCTACATCGCTTTCGACGGTGAAACCGTCCACAAAAACAAACCCGGCGTGCGCCTCGATTTCGACGCCATTGCGCAGGGGTATACGGTGGATGTGCTGGCCCGGTGGCTGGAAGCGCAGGGCGTGCAGGCGTACGTGGCCGAAGTGGGCGGTGAATTGCGCTGCCGCGGCAGCCATACCGTCAGCATTGAAAATCCCGCGCAGCCCGGCGAAGAAGTATTACAGCTGCGGCTTCACGATGCCGCCATTGCTACCGCCGGCAATTACCGCAATTTTTATGTGCAGAACGGTCAGACCCACCGGCACATCATTCATCCCAAAACCGGCCTTGCAAAACCGGATTCCCTCTTAAGCGCTACCGTAGTAGCTGCCGATGCCATCACGGCAGACGGTTTCGATACCGCGCTGCTCGCCATGGGGTTCGAAGAAAGCAGAAAACTGCTCGCCCGCGAACCTTCGCTCGACGCCTGCCTCGTGTACCGGAAGGCAGACGGCAGCCTGGGCATCTTCCTGACAGAGCGGCTGAAGGCGATGGTCGTTTCAAAATAA
- a CDS encoding FAD-dependent oxidoreductase codes for MKARWIRLVTGMLLIIFMNAPAHAQKHVYVETESFEQKGGWVVDQQSFVVIGSSYLMAHGMGRPVKDAATTVQFPAPGKYRMWVRTKDWAPFPTGPGKFTLHLNGQQVGKVFGENGSDEWKWYDAGMVDVKETSAQLVMKDLTGFNGRCDAILFTDAMKFTPPNTLKELNAFRNKALHTSSDVADAGQYDLVVVGGGIAGTCAAINAARLGLKTALIQDRPVLGGNNSSEVRVHLKGDVDKNHYPKLGRIVREMDNGDPGNGHPDGAEYGDDRKIQIVKAEKNLSLFLNTHVHKVEKENNRIVAVIGRNIMTNKEQRFSGTYFSDCTGDGTVGYLAGADFRMGRESKAETGESLAAEKSDSFTLGTSNLWASVEKDSVNSFPETPWALQFSDEYHIDQDRSDWEWETGFGNFNTITDAEKIRDHNLRAIYGNWSYLKKNKPEKYAKRQLAWVAYIGGKRESRRILGDHILTQMDIQEGKRYPDGTATATWTIDLHFPNEKNSKYFEGQEFFASTKHIRVAPYTIPYRCLYSRNISNLFMAGRNISTTHVAFGSTRVMRTCGMMGEVVGFAAFLGKKYKTSPRGVYEQHLKELVGILNDEVPAQAVNTNTGKQ; via the coding sequence ATGAAAGCAAGATGGATTCGCCTTGTGACAGGCATGTTGCTGATAATTTTCATGAATGCCCCGGCGCATGCGCAGAAACATGTGTACGTGGAAACCGAATCGTTTGAACAGAAAGGCGGTTGGGTGGTAGACCAACAGTCGTTCGTAGTGATCGGCTCCTCCTACCTGATGGCGCACGGAATGGGCCGCCCCGTGAAAGATGCGGCTACCACCGTGCAGTTCCCCGCTCCGGGCAAATATCGCATGTGGGTGCGTACCAAAGACTGGGCGCCGTTCCCTACCGGTCCCGGTAAATTCACCCTGCACCTCAACGGGCAGCAGGTGGGCAAAGTGTTCGGAGAGAACGGCTCCGATGAATGGAAATGGTACGACGCCGGGATGGTGGACGTGAAAGAAACGTCCGCCCAGCTGGTGATGAAAGACCTCACCGGTTTCAACGGCCGTTGCGACGCCATCCTGTTCACCGATGCAATGAAGTTCACGCCCCCGAACACCCTCAAAGAGCTCAACGCATTCCGGAATAAAGCGCTGCACACGTCATCGGACGTGGCGGATGCGGGGCAATACGACCTCGTGGTGGTGGGCGGCGGCATCGCCGGCACCTGTGCGGCGATCAATGCTGCGCGCCTCGGGCTGAAAACCGCGCTGATCCAGGACCGACCCGTGCTCGGCGGTAACAACAGTTCCGAAGTAAGGGTGCACCTCAAAGGCGACGTCGATAAAAATCATTACCCCAAACTCGGCCGTATCGTACGCGAGATGGACAACGGCGACCCCGGCAACGGCCACCCGGACGGCGCTGAGTATGGCGACGACCGCAAGATCCAGATCGTCAAGGCGGAAAAGAACCTTTCGCTGTTCCTCAATACCCACGTGCATAAAGTGGAGAAAGAGAACAACCGCATCGTTGCCGTGATCGGCCGCAATATCATGACCAACAAGGAACAGCGCTTCAGCGGCACCTACTTCTCCGATTGCACCGGCGACGGTACGGTGGGTTACCTCGCGGGCGCCGACTTCCGCATGGGCCGTGAAAGCAAAGCGGAAACAGGCGAATCGCTGGCTGCGGAAAAATCCGACAGTTTCACGCTCGGTACTTCCAATCTCTGGGCTTCCGTGGAAAAGGATTCCGTTAATTCTTTCCCTGAAACGCCCTGGGCCTTGCAGTTCTCCGATGAATATCACATCGACCAGGACCGCTCCGACTGGGAATGGGAAACCGGTTTTGGTAACTTCAACACCATCACCGATGCGGAGAAGATCCGCGACCACAACCTGCGTGCGATCTACGGCAACTGGTCGTACCTGAAAAAGAACAAACCCGAAAAATACGCCAAACGCCAGCTGGCCTGGGTGGCTTACATCGGCGGCAAACGCGAATCGCGCCGCATCCTGGGCGATCACATCCTCACCCAGATGGACATCCAGGAAGGGAAACGTTACCCGGACGGGACGGCGACCGCCACCTGGACCATCGACCTGCATTTCCCCAACGAAAAGAACAGCAAGTATTTCGAAGGGCAGGAGTTTTTCGCCAGCACCAAGCACATCCGCGTGGCGCCTTACACCATTCCGTACCGCTGCCTCTATTCCCGGAACATCAGCAACCTGTTCATGGCCGGGCGTAACATCAGCACCACGCACGTGGCCTTCGGCAGTACGCGTGTAATGCGTACCTGCGGGATGATGGGCGAAGTGGTGGGTTTTGCCGCCTTCCTCGGAAAAAAATATAAAACCTCCCCGCGTGGTGTGTACGAACAGCACCTTAAGGAACTGGTAGGCATTCTGAACGATGAAGTACCCGCACAGGCGGTGAATACCAATACCGGCAAACAATGA
- a CDS encoding RagB/SusD family nutrient uptake outer membrane protein gives MKRNILIASLGLLLMSSCGSLDLNPLSDGSGDTWNSTPEEIVMSLNGLYKDAFWMTDQDDWTDDFIYRDATSPIAGATINGETDFVKNWWTNSYKAIARANAVVQSVDRAAGSLSQTQISRYSAEARFVRAAMYSRLLSHYGNIVYTEAVLDIEEALKLKQMDKAEVLKKIYADFDSAIANLPKSYAASELKRATSGAALALKARIALQMNDWATARDAAKACMDQKVYRLHDNFSNLFISKTKNSPETIFGLPRSVALKVTLGGLQDYVTRNAGGWGAKDPSWDLFCAFLCKDGLPIDESPLFNPRKPFLNRDPRCAATIVEFQTIHLGYTYEPHPDTLKVYKVADNKYVENKDTRSVAIFASYNGLIWKKGVDGDWLLNSWQAEPDKIIVRYADVLLMYAEAKIELNEIDQSVLDAINMVRARAYGVAYTATASYPAVTTTDRTALRRILRTERRMEFAMEGVRYMDIIRWKIAGKVLNKPNFGLLDPADLRAKVTGPGLWFFPSVPPVDEDGVADFSAMYNAGQIKQIALRKFDESRQYVWPIPSTEVLISNLIQNPNY, from the coding sequence ATGAAACGCAACATACTCATCGCTTCGCTTGGCCTGCTGCTCATGTCTTCCTGCGGGAGCCTGGATCTGAACCCGCTGTCTGACGGCTCCGGCGATACCTGGAACTCCACGCCGGAAGAAATCGTGATGTCGCTCAACGGCCTCTATAAAGATGCTTTCTGGATGACGGACCAGGACGACTGGACGGACGATTTTATTTACCGCGACGCCACTTCTCCCATTGCCGGCGCTACCATCAACGGTGAAACGGATTTTGTGAAGAACTGGTGGACGAACTCCTACAAAGCCATTGCCCGCGCCAACGCGGTGGTGCAGAGTGTAGACAGGGCGGCCGGCTCATTGTCGCAAACACAGATCAGCCGTTATTCCGCGGAAGCCCGTTTTGTGCGTGCCGCCATGTATTCCCGTTTGTTGTCGCACTACGGCAACATCGTGTACACCGAAGCGGTGCTCGATATCGAGGAAGCCCTCAAGCTCAAACAGATGGATAAAGCGGAAGTGCTGAAAAAGATTTACGCAGACTTTGATTCCGCGATCGCGAACCTGCCGAAATCCTATGCCGCTTCAGAACTGAAACGGGCCACATCGGGCGCGGCGCTCGCGCTGAAAGCCCGCATTGCGCTGCAGATGAACGACTGGGCAACCGCCCGTGATGCGGCCAAAGCCTGCATGGATCAGAAAGTGTACCGGCTCCACGACAACTTCAGCAACCTCTTTATTTCCAAAACCAAAAATTCACCCGAAACGATTTTTGGGTTGCCGCGTTCCGTGGCGCTGAAAGTTACATTGGGAGGCTTACAGGATTATGTGACCCGCAACGCCGGCGGCTGGGGCGCAAAGGACCCTTCCTGGGATCTGTTCTGCGCATTCCTTTGCAAAGACGGCCTGCCGATCGATGAATCGCCGCTGTTCAATCCCCGCAAACCCTTCCTGAACCGCGACCCGCGCTGTGCCGCCACCATCGTGGAATTCCAGACCATCCATCTCGGTTACACCTACGAGCCGCACCCGGATACATTGAAGGTTTACAAAGTGGCGGACAACAAATACGTGGAAAACAAAGACACCCGCTCAGTAGCCATTTTTGCCTCGTACAACGGGCTGATCTGGAAGAAAGGCGTGGATGGCGACTGGCTGCTGAATTCCTGGCAGGCGGAGCCTGACAAGATCATCGTGCGGTATGCCGATGTGCTGCTGATGTATGCCGAAGCGAAAATCGAACTGAATGAAATTGACCAGTCGGTGCTCGACGCCATCAACATGGTGCGCGCCCGCGCGTATGGCGTTGCCTACACCGCCACCGCATCATACCCTGCTGTGACCACTACCGACCGGACCGCATTGCGCAGGATTCTCCGTACGGAAAGAAGAATGGAGTTCGCGATGGAAGGTGTCCGGTACATGGACATCATCCGCTGGAAAATCGCCGGCAAGGTGTTGAACAAACCCAATTTCGGCCTGCTCGACCCGGCAGACCTGCGCGCGAAAGTGACCGGCCCGGGGCTCTGGTTCTTCCCGTCCGTTCCGCCGGTTGACGAAGACGGCGTGGCCGATTTCTCCGCCATGTACAATGCCGGCCAGATCAAACAGATCGCCCTCCGCAAATTCGACGAGAGCCGCCAGTACGTGTGGCCCATCCCGTCGACCGAAGTACTCATCAGTAATCTCATTCAAAATCCGAACTACTAG